A genomic segment from Aegilops tauschii subsp. strangulata cultivar AL8/78 chromosome 1, Aet v6.0, whole genome shotgun sequence encodes:
- the LOC120967020 gene encoding NAC domain-containing protein 75-like, with amino-acid sequence MPAGVNLDPTDQELIEHLEAKVSADSVRFQSLIDLFIRTIDSEHGICHTQTEKLPGITLSGLRKHFFRRNSRAFKRGTWTRRKIQSECGMHVMWHKTGNTLPVMVNGWQTGAKKVLVLHTNKNFDQQRTNWVMHQYHLGDLEQEKERELVLCKIFYQTNTRARSKKIIS; translated from the exons atgccggctggcgtcaatctcgatcccacggatcaggagctgatcgagcaccttgaggccaaagtgagtgctgacagcgtgagatttcagtctctcatcgatttgttcatacgaaccatcgacagcgagcatgGCATATGCCACACCCAAACTGAGAAACTTCCTG gtatcacactgagtggcctaaggaagcatttcttccgGCGCAATTctagggcgttcaaaaggggcacgtggacgcgtcgcaagatacagtcggagtgcggcatgcacgtgatgtggcacaagaccggcaataccttgccggtgatggtcaacggttGGCAGACGGGagcaaaaaaggttctggtgctgcacaccaacaagaacttcgaccagcagaggaccaactgggtgatgcaccagtaccacctcggggacctggagcaagagaaggagcgggagctggtcctctgcaagattttctaccagacgaacactagggccaggagtaaaaagattataagttag